GCTTGCCAGAGGACCTGGTGGACTGTGCACGCGTCGAATTTGAGCGAGGATGCGATAGCGTCATGCAGATGCTGCTTATTGTTTTATGCCCTCGGCTAGAAAGCCTAAAGCTTCTGTACAACCGACACGACAAGGTCGAAAGGTAAGCAATGACTCTGTCCTGAAATCAAGTCCACGTCTCACATACCACAGCCGCCGGTGTCTTCACTGGCTCACGTTTGTTATGGGCAAGAGCTGGATTGATAGCGCGTGGCCTCCAGGCCTTCAAAGCCTCCGAGATGTTGCTGTAGGCCTAACATCAAAGACTTGTCTTGATGACGACGTTGTATATGTTTGGTACTCTCGCAGCTCTTTCAGAGGTCTGATGAAACTTCCAAACCTCAGATCCTTGTATTTTCGAGGGCTGCGGGCACAAGATCACCCCGAGATTGACGGAGAGGGCGATTTTTCTGCGAACAGGCATCTTCGAAACGATGGAGCACTCGAATCTTCAACCACGATCAGTTTTCGAGATGCAGCTGATGAACTGCCGGCTCGGTGCTCCACGGTCGAGAATCTCTATCTCAAAGACACTGGCGACTACGACAATACTTCGGAGCTAGCCGCAGCGCCGAAAGCTCTTAAGTCATACACTATTCATGGTGGCAGCGTCTGTTTTGGCCAAATCAGTGACTTTGACATACAATTAGAGTTTATGGTCCAAGAACAACACGAGTCACTCGAAAGTATCATGATTTACGATGCTTCCGAACTTCAAGGATATCGTTGCACACTTTATCGGCTTGGCGATGAGATTCCAGTGCACGAGTGCATAAAGCTGCGCCAAATTCACGTCGAGATAAATGATCTCCTGACATTTGCTTACTACGACTTCCCTCGGGGTGACCAGCAGGGGGAATTTCGGGAGTTGGCAGAAGTCTGGAAAGATGTCAGTAAGCACCAAGAATGCGCTGAGTTGATAGCAGGTTTGTTCCCTCCTTCCCTCGAGGTTCTTGTGTTGGGAAATTCCGAGGAGATTACCTCATTGGAAATGGAGGAGGATGTTTTAATACGCATAATACTCTCGAACAAGCTTCCATCGCTGAAGGCCATCTTTCTTGAGGTTCcagatgatgagaacaacATCCTTCCGCTTACGAAATTATATGAGGTTGGCTGGCAAAACGGCGTCGATATCCGTGTCAAGACGAATCCGCAGGCACCTCGCCATCAGGTTCAGTTGCCCATGGCACCTCAGGCTCTCAGCTATCAATCACCCCAGGATGCTCAAGAGTCCGAGTTCGATCCGTTCAGGGGCTGTTGGATAGAGGCCCCACGGGATACACAGGTTGATGAACAGACTGGTGGAGGTCCCGTCAACGATGCGTTCGAAGCTTTGAACGAGGATGTTGAAACGGATGATGACTATCCGGACTTGCATCGCCAGTACTATGGTTAGGATGAATAACATATCTTCTCTATCGTAGTTGGTAAAGTTCATGTAGTGATATGATATTTCAGTTCATAGTTTGCCCTGATACTGGACACAAGCAATTTCAAAACAGCTATCCACCCCTCGCTATGGAGAATGACAGGCTGATTAAGTATCACCTCGTGCACTATGTAGTTGACTACCACCTAAAGGTTAAGCTTCAGGCAGTTCACACAGGTGATGAATGCTAGGACGACATCATTTAGATTCAGATCGTCGATAACCTGGATGCGTTGCGTATTTCAAATTTCCGCAATAGCCTTGACATTTTTGAGTTGTTTTGTCCGATCATCATCTCGAACTTCAGAGGGAGGTTGGGGCTAAATTTCAGGTGGCCATAGCAGACAGGTTGATTTACCTGCCCAGTTAGCCAATTGCAAGATCTCGAATCCAATTTATAAAACGAATagctttaatagttaagAGGGTCAGACTCAGACTAAGTAACCCATCGTATATGTAACAACTAGGTTTCAAACACAGCATTTCCTCCGAATATTACTCACTGCTCCCCGATGACGTTGCCCCAGTTGAATTGAAAAGCTCCCATGGAATAGGAGGAGGGTTCTCACAGATCTTGTCATATGTGCTTGGGTCGCTCAATAGAACTGTTGCAGAGTTTTTGGGAAACAGCTCCATCAATGTTTTAGCATGAGGGGAGAACGTTGGCCAATCGTAGTTATCTGTCAATCCATTGAAGGGATCTCTGATGAAGCTTGCAAAGATTCCACGGAATATTTGGGCTGCATTTCTGTAATGCCTTTTTTCTGAAGGGCTTGAAGTATAATGCGCAGTAATTGCATCCTGGCTCCCCAAGAGCATTGGGACATCCGCTAACCCAAtgttaataagtaaaacaTTAACAGATTGGAAAAGGTTGAGAGGACTAACCGATATGATATGCCCTTAGCCACGAGTAAGGCGTCACTTCGGGGAAAACTCCCATGTATCGATACCGCCAAATAGGGACTGAGTTTAACGCTcgatagctatatttatattagtcATTGTCTGAAAGATCATTTTGTTCGGTCTACTTACCTTGATTCGAGAGCAATATTGCAGTTGAATAATGTGATTGTCAGAATATTGGACAACATTCTATTCACTCCGGCTTTAGCATCCCAGTTCGATACGCCGTCCCCTTCAGCATCCATAATTCCCATAAGCGTAGGCTATAGAAGAACATCATGTCAGTCCTCAAATGAGCTAAACGGAGTCTGGATGTACTGACGACTTTTGCGAACTTCCCTTTCTGCCCTCGGTACGCATACTCGGCCAATGTGAACAGTGTTACATTGTCTATCATTGGGCTGCCTCCGGGCGGAGATCCGAAATAGTTAACAGTTTTGTTTGATACAGCATGCTTCAGTCTGTGGGCGTCGATTCGTCTCATGCAGGCTAGCTCTTTCGCCCGATTTGCGCTGTCTCGGCAACCCACCGTCTCTGCAACGCGGATGAATTCGGCATCGGCATTATCGCTTGCCGCACCTATTACTTGGACAGAGCCGCTCTGCATGGCAATGGCACTTATTATTGGGTCTTTGGAGTGAGAATAGAGCATAGCGTGCCCTGCGTCTGCGCCCGCAGACTGTCCACCGAGCACCATGCGTGTTGGGTCGCCTCCAAAGTCGGCAATGTTGTCACGGAGCCACTCTAATGCGGCTCGCTGGTCTCTTAGACCAAGGTTCTGGGCATCGAGAGCTGGACAGTTTGGAAACCCGAAGATATTCAGGCGGTAACTGCAAGCTGGTCAACATTCCACATATTCGCTAGTCCGCTGGTTTCCGACTTGAACTTACTTCCAAATTACCACAATTATATCCTTGTTCTCTGCAACAAAGTTTGTAGGATCATAGAGTGGTACACTGCCACCTCCTTCAGCGAACGCACCTCCAAACGACCATATGAAAACGGGGAGCAGCCGACCACAGGCCGCCATTGTAGGCACGTGTACATTTAGAGTCAAACAATCTTCAGATTCTTCTGTTCGAGGGAGTGTGGCCGCCCCCAGAACAGTACGATAGTTGAACTGATAGCATACTGGACTGAATTCGGTGGCATTGTTTATATCAACCTTGTTGACGAGCTTCGAACGTTTGAGAGGCTGTGGAGGGAGGAAGCGAAGAGGCCCAATAGGAGGCTCAGCATATGGAACCCCGAGGAAAGCGTCAACTTGGTTGCTAAGCTGTATACCAGCATAAGTGCCCTGCTTCCCGCGTGCCAATGGAGTTCGTCCGCTACGTGAAGTGGCTGAGACGACGGCCCCGGCAAATAGGGCGAATGAGAAAAGAAATGCAATGCGCATGATCTTCGAAGGGTAAGGTTCTGATTGAGGTGATAGGTACAGGCTCAAAGAAATTATCGAATTTGGAACCACAAGGATGTTTTATAGTGTTATCTGCtgtctttttttcccttccATGTATAGACACATGACGCGCGTAAACACACGTAGAATGCGAGGCATCAATGCGACGAATGCGACAAATACGACGAAGTGGGTTTTATTTATGGCCATTCCCACGCCAGATCAAAGTCAAAACGCCTAGTTGGATTGAGGTGCCATGCTAAAAGGTAAACGCTAAGCTATGGCTGTAATTTATGCCAAGACTGCCCTGCACATATCATAAACCTTGAATGCTCTACACTAAACACCTTGGGCCGCCTGGACCCGATTGCTACCGCGTTCTCCAAGCGGCTGCACTGGGACGAGGCAGTTCACTGGAAAAGGCAGTTTAACATCGTTCCAAAGTCAACTTCGCTATTCAGTCTCGTTCTTCAGATTGGAGTTCCGTAGGCGCTCGTAAAATCCAGGAGCCCCCCGAAGATACTTATGCTAGGGCCATTAGGCATGTTTGAAGGACCCCTTTCGGTGGAATAGAGATAGGGATACACTAGCAAAACATGAAAGGCTAGATCCATGTAAGAGCTTTAGTGATATATAAAAACAATAACCAAGGTATTCAATCTATCCTTATATAGATCCACTAAAACAATATATCTCTATGCTGCCTTGAATAGAACCTCAGTTACTAGTCATATACTCAGCCAGATTGTTGGCAGCCATAAAATCATCCCACTTCATCAGATCAAGGCCAGGAAGCTATATGGAGCTTCAGAAAGACACATTCTAAGATATATCGTACTGTTGGGATAACTCACCTTATTAGCTTGAACAAACTCAGGACGAGCATAGATCATGCCAAAGTCTCGGAAGATCAACAACTGCTCCGTGAAGTCCAGAGCACACATGTCGTCCATCTTGCTCTTGAGGATGGATTGGAACTCCTCAGAGGAGAGCTCATTGTAGTGTATATCGATGCCATATGCTTGTCAAAGTTAGCAATACGGCTCTCGCTCTTGATGTCTATAGTCGGAGTGGGTACTTACCAGATGCCATGGACTTGATCTTTTCTCCCTCAGAAATGGCTTCAGAATAGAAGGCAATTTCCTTTTCGAGGCATTCATCAGGATGATCGA
This genomic stretch from Fusarium fujikuroi IMI 58289 draft genome, chromosome FFUJ_chr09 harbors:
- a CDS encoding related to esterase, which produces MRIAFLFSFALFAGAVVSATSRSGRTPLARGKQGTYAGIQLSNQVDAFLGVPYAEPPIGPLRFLPPQPLKRSKLVNKVDINNATEFSPVCYQFNYRTVLGAATLPRTEESEDCLTLNVHVPTMAACGRLLPVFIWSFGGAFAEGGGSVPLYDPTNFVAENKDIIVVIWNYRLNIFGFPNCPALDAQNLGLRDQRAALEWLRDNIADFGGDPTRMVLGGQSAGADAGHAMLYSHSKDPIISAIAMQSGSVQVIGAASDNADAEFIRVAETVGCRDSANRAKELACMRRIDAHRLKHAVSNKTVNYFGSPPGGSPMIDNVTLFTLAEYAYRGQKGKFAKVPTLMGIMDAEGDGVSNWDAKAGVNRMLSNILTITLFNCNIALESSYRALNSVPIWRYRYMGVFPEVTPYSWLRAYHIADVPMLLGSQDAITAHYTSSPSEKRHYRNAAQIFRGIFASFIRDPFNGLTDNYDWPTFSPHAKTLMELFPKNSATVLLSDPSTYDKICENPPPIPWELFNSTGATSSGSSE